The genomic segment CTCCCGTTAAAATTACATTTAAAACAGGCATCAAACTTAAATTGATCTCTTTTATTACTGGCTTATCGGTATTCTTAGGTAATTCATGCTCAGTATCATTGACTTTTGCTCTTACATCGCTTAATGCTTTATCACTATCAAATCCTGCATGAAATGTAATCAAAATTACACCACTACCCTCATAAGCATATGACTTTAATTCTTTAATTCCTGAGATATTCCTTAAAGCCATTTCCATAGGCTTAAGAAGTAATTTTTGAGAATCAGTAGGAGAAATTCCCTGATGGGTTATTACCGTATAAATAATCGGTATTTTTACATCAGGACTATCCTCTTTAGGTATCGCAATGTAGGAAAAATACCCACAAACAACCAACACAAACAACAACAAAATTGTTGCCCTTTTTCTTAGGGTAAATGATTTAATTATATTTTCCATAATAAGTAATCAAACTTTGCTATCTATTTTTGTGATTTTGTAGATTCAATTTCTTTTCTCACCGCCAGTGGAAGATCATTTTTTACAATTTTGTAGGCAAATTTTTCTACTAAACTAAAATCATCATACTTTTTGTCTTCATCAATTTTAATTGTATATTTTGTCCTTCCATCATCAGACCTAACTTTAGGCATTTCTTCCTGCTCAATATATTTTGGTTTATTTTTATATTCAGTATATTTTTGCAAAAGAAGATAAGCAATTAATGCCCAGGATAAATACGTAATAATTTTACTCTTATATGTTATCATTTATCGCACTATTATTTACTTACAACATGATAGACTTTTTACATCAAAAAAACAACTTCAACTAATTCGAGGTCAATAATTTCCTATAAAATTCATTACTATACAAACTGTAATAGGTATAGTCATATTATCATTGATTTTAGAATTTTTTGAATATAATTCAACAATTGTAGCTATAAGCGATGCAAAAAATGCAGCTATTAAAAAATTTATATCCAAATTGTAGATTCTTGCAATCACTAGACTTAAGATGCAGGAGGTGGCAAAAAAAGCCATACTACCTTCAAAACTTTTTCCATTTATTTTTGTTCTACCATATAAAATACCAATTAAAGCAGCCATAGTATCTGATAATATTAAAATAGAAATTGCGAGGTTAAAAACATGCTTTGATGATATAAACAAACATATACTCATACCAATTAAAGCAAAAGTTAATGCTGAATAATTTTCCTTTTCATGATCTCTATATATTTGTGCGAGGCCTATTTTCTTAAAAAATTTATGCTCTAGTAAATCGAATTTTATTCTTAATTTATCAATTATAAAAGAAATTGCCAAAAGGAATAAACTGATTATTGTGATTGTCTCTTTATCATAATAATGATAAATTACTGGAAATATTAGGCCAATTAGATGGATACTTTTTCTATAAATTTCAATCGATAGAGACGAGCTGTTTTTATGTTTCATTTATTTAAATAGATTATGTTTACTGTCGTGTCAGTTTTATTCATGTTAAGCTTCATACCTTTTGTGGTGCTAATATTATTCATAATTATCAGAAAAATAAATAAAAAAAATTTTAATAAGCGTCTGAAAAACATACAAGAGAATTCACCATATAGAAAGAGCCAAAATAACATAAAGCCTACAAATGACTTTTTATTTTTAGAAAAAGAGGAGCCTAATTTGAACAAAGAATATGCACTTGAACGAGTTGAAAAAATTCATACAAAAGAGCACGATAGAGAAGAAGGGAAAATAGTTGGCGTTGTTGAACCAAAAGGTTTTTGGTCTAAGTTTATTATGAATCAAAAATTAGGATTTATATTTGCAAGGGTAGCAGCTAGTGAAAACAAAGGTGAGGGTTTTTGGACAAACCTAATAAAAGCTCAAGATATATCTCAAGGCAAAGATAAGGGCAAGGGAAGGTAAAGCTTATTACTTAATTTAGGCAAATATTTTAACAATTGGATTGTTATTATCCAATTTACCTAATTCCGGGTGAAAAGTTGTGCAATAAACATTTTGCTGCTTGATAAAAATAGGGTTACCATTGAATGTGTCTAAAATTTCTACTTTTTTGCCACAATTTACTATAGCAGGAGCACGTATCATAAATGCTTCTTTATCAGAATCAGTCTTTATCAATTTGCTGTTAATTTGCCTTCCATAAAAATTTCTCTCTATATCTATATCTATGAATTCAAATCCATTCACTCTTATAGATTTATACTTGGAAAGCAATATTGCTCCAGCACAAGTGCCAAGTATAGGCTTTTTAGTTAGGAAAAATTCATGAATTTTTTTGTTTAACTGATTATTGATACAGTAATCATACTGTACAGAGCTCTCCCCTCCTGGGAGAATAATACCATCTGATTTCGAAAAATCAGTATCTGCGAAAATCCTTAAAGTTTTATAGCCAAGTGTTTCCAAAGCTTTCACAAATAAATGTCCAGCACCTTGATAAGCAAATACACCTATTGTTTTCATTTCATAGATTCTCCAAGATCCTCTGATATTTCGGCTAGTTTTTTAGGATCTTTCCAATGATTAACGGCTTCAACAATAGCTCTTGCTCTTTTTGCCGGGTCCTCACTTAGAAAGATGCCACTTCCCACAAATATAGATTCAGAACCCAATTCCATACATAGAGCTGCATCTGCTGGAGTAAC from the Candidatus Bandiella numerosa genome contains:
- a CDS encoding diacylglycerol/polyprenol kinase family protein, with the protein product MKHKNSSSLSIEIYRKSIHLIGLIFPVIYHYYDKETITIISLFLLAISFIIDKLRIKFDLLEHKFFKKIGLAQIYRDHEKENYSALTFALIGMSICLFISSKHVFNLAISILILSDTMAALIGILYGRTKINGKSFEGSMAFFATSCILSLVIARIYNLDINFLIAAFFASLIATIVELYSKNSKINDNMTIPITVCIVMNFIGNY
- the pdxT gene encoding pyridoxal 5'-phosphate synthase glutaminase subunit PdxT, giving the protein MKTIGVFAYQGAGHLFVKALETLGYKTLRIFADTDFSKSDGIILPGGESSVQYDYCINNQLNKKIHEFFLTKKPILGTCAGAILLSKYKSIRVNGFEFIDIDIERNFYGRQINSKLIKTDSDKEAFMIRAPAIVNCGKKVEILDTFNGNPIFIKQQNVYCTTFHPELGKLDNNNPIVKIFA